The region tcccccccaacgGCGTCGACTACAGAGGCAAGATTGTTCTCGCGCCAATGGTACGATCGGGGGAGCTGCCGGCCAGGTTGCTGGCGCTCAAGTACGGGGCTGATTTAGTATGGGGTAtgttccctctcccttccttTCTTTACATTTCTTTGCTAACAAGGTGTGATTGATAAAACAGGCCCAGAAACAGTCGACCACTCCCTCATCGGCACCACCCGGCGAACCAACCCCCGAACCTCCTGCATCGAATGgacccgcccccctcccaagcccaCAACAAAGCTGGTTACGACGAGAACGTCATCTTCCGGCTTGACCCAATAAGGGAAAAGGGAAAGCTGGTCTTCCAGATTGGAACCTCTGACCCGGATAGAGCGCTCGCGGCGGCGAGGCTGGTGGCGGGGGATGTGGCTGGGATAGACGTCAACGCCGGCTGTCCAAAGCCTTTCTCTACCTCGGGCGGGATGGGCGCTGCGCTGTTGCAGACGCCGGATAAGCTTGTTGCCATCCTGGAGAATCTGACGAGGCATATCATCCCCGAGTTTGGGATTGGGGTCTCGGTGAAGATTAGATTGCTGGAGACACCGGAGAAGACGGAGGCGTTGGTtaggaggttggtggggacGGGGATCACGGGGTTGACGATCCACTGCCGGACTACGCCTATGCGACCGAGGGAACGGGCGATAAGGGGGCAGTTGAGGATGATTGGATACATCTGTCGCGAGGCGGGGGTGGCGTGCGTGGTGAATGGGGATGTGGCGGACAGGCGGGATGGGTATAAGCTCATGGAGGAGTTCAGGGTGGACGGGGCGATGATtgcgacggcggcggagaagaaTCCGAATGTGTttttgaaggagggggaggagaagacaACGTGGGAGCAATATGCGAGGGAGCTGGTGAGGTTTgcgatggaggtggagaaTAAGATGAGTAATACCAAGTTTACGCTCAGTCAGATTGTGCCGGGGCGGGAGCCGGTTTATAAGACCATGTGCGCGCAGGGGAAGAGTTATGAGGAGTTGGTTAAGGTGATGGGGtttgaggagatggtggagatggcgaggaggacggatgaggtgttgaggttgggggagtgggcgccaaagaaggagggcaaggggaagaaggggcagcagcagcaggtgaaggggaagaatgagaagaagaggaagagtgaggatgaggttgatggggcaaaggaggtcaagaaagagaaggtggtggtggttgctgagCCAGTTGCCCAACAGGACGGGCCTGCTCTTGCTCAGGCAGCGTAAACTGAGTTGGTTGTGATTTGGAGATGGATATACCCCTTGTATTATATTTGAGTTATGGGCGAGCATGGTTGGTAGA is a window of Podospora pseudopauciseta strain CBS 411.78 chromosome 1, whole genome shotgun sequence DNA encoding:
- the dus2 gene encoding tRNA-dihydrouridine synthase 2 (BUSCO:EOG092628FW; EggNog:ENOG503NU4X; COG:J), translated to MAFRPLSHHSRVLSRLLPTVSVPAVARVTAAAPTTTTFAIRTSNPLRTMASTAAEVAMPPTEPAFTIQETTSPANAVGRTPEEAAAAENTVQWCISSLPEEVLARRVPIPPNGVDYRGKIVLAPMVRSGELPARLLALKPRNSRPLPHRHHPANQPPNLLHRMDPPPSQAHNKAGYDENVIFRLDPIREKGKLVFQIGTSDPDRALAAARLVAGDVAGIDVNAGCPKPFSTSGGMGAALLQTPDKLVAILENLTRHIIPEFGIGVSVKIRLLETPEKTEALVRRLVGTGITGLTIHCRTTPMRPRERAIRGQLRMIGYICREAGVACVVNGDVADRRDGYKLMEEFRVDGAMIATAAEKNPNVFLKEGEEKTTWEQYARELVRFAMEVENKMSNTKFTLSQIVPGREPVYKTMCAQGKSYEELVKVMGFEEMVEMARRTDEVLRLGEWAPKKEGKGKKGQQQQVKGKNEKKRKSEDEVDGAKEVKKEKVVVVAEPVAQQDGPALAQAA